One segment of Paraburkholderia caribensis DNA contains the following:
- a CDS encoding putative bifunctional diguanylate cyclase/phosphodiesterase, whose amino-acid sequence MIRPQDLASFRTIPAVKAALSRSQFDAFSRQLPLLYVILVINSVAVAATHVAVAPAWLAIWVPLAMCTACAIRLVVWVRRRKYLASLTDEQVASRLKTTVWLIALLGVIFTGWGLLLFPYGDPYARAHVAFYMSITVIGCIFCLMHMRKAALLLTAIVIVPFSLFFSLTHNAVLVAIAINMLLVAVAMIFILITYYRDFANLVESKHALQAKQAELQRLSDENSRLANLDLLTGLPNRRRFLADLDALFQTAQDGHARFAVGVIDLDGFKQVNDLYGHGAGDRVLEEVGRRLLDVSGPRIRLARLGGDEFGLLVTDVRETQELRDIGAAICEMLRAPYAWPGATARLSGSLGFAVYPDAGFSPAQLFERADYALYFAKEYRRGCTTIFSSEHERQIRELGQVEQALRHADLEREMTLHFQPIVDTLHERVVSYEALARWRSPALGDVPPSLFIKVAERSDFIHTVTAALLRKVLATMRTCDPAVRVAFNLSARDIGSADAVANIAGMIRESGIAPERLTFEVTETAVIQDFEQASAALDAFKQLGVHISLDDFGTGYSSLTCIHRLPLDKVKIDRGFLDRIDSDPAARDIVRSILELCRSLELTCVAEGVQTEAQADALRGLGCTVMQGFFFGAPAPFEEQSLVV is encoded by the coding sequence ATGATTCGCCCGCAGGACCTCGCTTCGTTCCGCACCATTCCCGCCGTGAAGGCCGCGCTGTCACGCTCGCAGTTCGACGCGTTTTCGCGGCAATTGCCGCTGCTGTACGTGATCCTCGTGATCAACAGCGTTGCTGTGGCCGCAACGCATGTCGCCGTTGCGCCGGCGTGGCTCGCCATCTGGGTGCCGCTCGCGATGTGCACGGCCTGCGCGATCCGGCTCGTCGTGTGGGTGAGGCGAAGAAAATACCTCGCTTCGCTGACGGACGAGCAGGTCGCGTCGCGGCTCAAGACGACCGTCTGGCTGATTGCGCTGCTGGGTGTCATCTTCACCGGCTGGGGATTGCTGTTGTTCCCGTATGGCGATCCGTACGCGCGCGCGCACGTAGCGTTCTACATGTCGATTACGGTGATCGGCTGCATCTTCTGTCTGATGCATATGCGCAAGGCCGCGTTGCTGCTGACGGCCATTGTGATCGTGCCGTTCTCGCTGTTCTTTTCGCTGACGCATAACGCGGTGCTCGTCGCGATTGCGATCAACATGTTGCTCGTTGCCGTCGCGATGATCTTCATTTTGATCACCTACTATCGCGACTTCGCGAACCTCGTCGAATCAAAACACGCCTTGCAGGCGAAACAGGCCGAACTGCAACGGTTGAGCGACGAAAATTCGCGCCTCGCCAATCTCGACCTCTTGACGGGACTGCCGAACCGCCGACGCTTTCTCGCCGATCTCGACGCGCTTTTTCAAACGGCGCAGGACGGGCATGCGCGCTTTGCCGTTGGTGTAATCGATCTTGACGGCTTCAAGCAGGTCAACGATCTGTACGGCCACGGCGCGGGCGACCGGGTGCTCGAAGAAGTGGGCCGTCGGTTGCTCGATGTGTCGGGGCCGCGCATCAGGCTGGCGCGCCTGGGCGGTGACGAGTTCGGGCTGCTGGTGACGGACGTGCGCGAGACGCAGGAACTGCGCGATATCGGCGCGGCGATCTGCGAGATGCTGCGTGCGCCGTATGCGTGGCCGGGTGCGACCGCGCGGCTGTCGGGATCGCTGGGCTTCGCCGTTTATCCCGATGCGGGGTTTTCGCCCGCACAACTGTTCGAGCGTGCGGACTATGCGTTGTATTTCGCCAAGGAGTATCGCCGCGGCTGCACGACGATCTTCTCGTCGGAGCATGAAAGGCAGATTCGCGAGTTGGGACAGGTGGAGCAGGCGTTGCGGCACGCGGACCTCGAACGCGAAATGACGCTGCATTTTCAGCCTATCGTTGACACGTTGCACGAGCGAGTCGTGTCGTATGAGGCGCTTGCGCGATGGCGCAGTCCGGCGCTGGGTGACGTGCCGCCGTCGCTTTTCATCAAGGTTGCTGAACGCAGCGATTTCATTCATACGGTGACGGCGGCGTTGTTGCGCAAGGTGCTCGCAACGATGCGCACGTGCGATCCGGCCGTGCGTGTCGCTTTTAATCTGTCGGCGCGCGATATTGGCTCGGCGGATGCGGTTGCGAATATTGCGGGCATGATTCGCGAGAGCGGTATTGCGCCTGAGCGTTTGACGTTCGAGGTGACGGAGACTGCCGTGATTCAGGATTTCGAGCAGGCGTCTGCAGCGCTGGATGCGTTCAAGCAGCTTGGCGTGCATATCTCGCTCGATGATTTCGGCACGGGGTATTCGAGTCTTACCTGTATTCATCGGCTGCCGTTGGATAAGGTAAAGATCGATCGCGGGTTTCTGGATCGAATCGACAGTGATCCGGCGGCGCGGGATATCGTGAGGAGCATTCTGGAGTTGTGCCGGTCGCTGGAATTGACGTGCGTTGCGGAGGGAGTGCAGACGGAGGCGCAGGCTGATGCGCTGCGGGGGCTGGGGTGCACGGTCATGCAAGGGTTTTTCTTTGGCGCGCCCGCGCCGTTTGAAGAGCAGTCTCTTGTGGTGTGA
- a CDS encoding FadR/GntR family transcriptional regulator, which translates to MFEKIPSRALSDTVAQQLLAQIDKGTFARGGKLPTEAVLSQEFGVSRTVIREAISRLKNEGVVEPRQGSGVYVSVHGAIRPLRIDYAEAMEGGSVLHILAVRRAIEAEVAAEAAMRRTDADMLAIDAVLKKIDEAVAEGRDGVAEDVAFHRTIATVTGNPYFLKTLTFLNQYLEAGTVITRRNEALREDFSRQVRDEHAAIVAAIRAGDPMAARNAAQTHMYNAARRLAEAGIC; encoded by the coding sequence ATGTTCGAAAAAATCCCGAGCCGGGCACTCAGCGACACCGTCGCCCAACAACTGCTCGCGCAAATCGACAAAGGCACCTTCGCCCGCGGCGGCAAGCTGCCGACAGAAGCCGTGCTATCGCAAGAATTCGGCGTAAGCCGCACAGTCATCAGGGAAGCCATCTCGCGCCTGAAGAACGAAGGCGTGGTCGAGCCCCGCCAGGGCAGCGGCGTGTACGTGTCAGTCCACGGCGCGATCCGCCCGCTGCGAATCGACTACGCAGAAGCAATGGAAGGCGGCTCAGTACTGCACATCCTCGCAGTGCGCCGCGCGATCGAAGCCGAAGTCGCAGCGGAGGCTGCCATGCGCCGCACGGACGCCGACATGCTGGCAATCGACGCCGTCCTCAAAAAGATCGACGAAGCCGTCGCCGAAGGCCGGGACGGTGTCGCTGAAGACGTCGCGTTTCATCGCACCATCGCCACCGTGACGGGCAACCCGTATTTCCTGAAGACCCTAACGTTCCTCAACCAGTATCTCGAAGCAGGCACCGTCATCACGCGCCGCAACGAAGCGCTGCGCGAGGACTTCTCGCGTCAGGTGCGCGACGAGCACGCCGCAATCGTCGCCGCGATTCGCGCAGGCGATCCAATGGCCGCCCGCAACGCCGCGCAAACGCATATGTACAACGCCGCCCGCCGCCTGGCCGAGGCCGGCATCTGCTGA
- the ltnD gene encoding L-threonate dehydrogenase: MSRNVGVIGLGAMGMGVARSLLRGGFNVHACDVRREVLDQFVADGGKACASPAELGARCDVVVTLVVNAAQTETVLFGEQGAVRAMKPGGVVIACATVAPDFAIDLGRRVEAAGLHLLDAPVSGGAARAASGEMTMMTSGPAAAYAACDDVLAAMAGKVYRLGDQHGAGSKVKIINQLLAGVHIAAAAEAMALGLREGVDPDALYDVITHSAGNSWMFENRVPHILNGDYTPLSAVDIFVKDLGLVLDTARRSKFPLPLSAAAHQMFMMASTAGHGGEDDSAVIKIFPGIDVPPKR; encoded by the coding sequence ATGTCCAGAAATGTCGGAGTGATCGGTCTTGGCGCGATGGGAATGGGCGTCGCGCGCTCGCTGCTGCGCGGCGGCTTCAATGTGCATGCGTGCGACGTGCGCCGCGAAGTGCTCGACCAGTTCGTCGCCGATGGCGGCAAGGCCTGCGCAAGTCCCGCTGAACTCGGCGCGCGATGCGACGTCGTCGTCACGCTCGTCGTCAATGCGGCGCAAACCGAAACCGTGCTGTTCGGTGAGCAAGGCGCCGTTCGCGCGATGAAGCCGGGCGGCGTCGTGATCGCCTGCGCCACCGTTGCGCCCGACTTCGCCATCGACCTCGGCCGCCGCGTCGAAGCGGCCGGCTTGCACCTGCTCGACGCGCCCGTATCGGGCGGCGCGGCGCGCGCGGCATCGGGCGAAATGACGATGATGACCTCCGGCCCCGCCGCCGCCTACGCCGCCTGCGACGACGTGCTCGCCGCGATGGCGGGCAAGGTCTATCGCCTCGGCGACCAGCATGGCGCGGGATCGAAGGTGAAGATCATCAACCAGCTGCTCGCAGGCGTGCACATCGCCGCCGCCGCCGAAGCCATGGCGCTCGGCCTGCGCGAAGGCGTCGACCCCGACGCGCTCTACGACGTCATCACGCACAGCGCGGGCAACTCGTGGATGTTCGAGAACCGCGTGCCGCACATTCTCAACGGCGACTACACGCCGCTTTCCGCCGTCGATATCTTCGTCAAGGACCTCGGTCTCGTGCTCGATACCGCGCGCCGCTCGAAGTTTCCGCTGCCGTTGTCGGCGGCGGCGCATCAGATGTTCATGATGGCGTCGACGGCGGGGCATGGCGGCGAAGACGATTCCGCCGTCATCAAGATTTTCCCCGGCATCGACGTGCCGCCGAAGCGCTAA
- the otnK gene encoding 3-oxo-tetronate kinase → MTTSTRKPLLGCIADDFTGATDLANMLVRGGMRTVQTIGVPTADTHIEADALVVALKSRTIDAADAVAQSLAALEWLRAQGCRQFFFKYCSTFDSTDQGNIGPVADALLDALSAAGGGTPFTIACPAFPENGRTIYRGHLFVGDVLLNESGMEHHPLTPMTDANLVRVLQRQTRSTVGLVRHDVVAQGPQAVRASIDALRRDGVRMAIADAVSDADLYTLGEACAELPLITGGSGVALGLPGNFRRAGLLDDAADAGELPRVEGASAVLAGSASKATNAQVAAWRETRPAFRIDPLAAARGEPVVDQALAFAREHMNAAQPQPVLIYATASPDDVKATQRELGVAQAGELVERTLAAIARGLHDLGVRKFVVAGGETSGAVVQALDVEMLRIGKQIDPGVPATATIGAQPLALALKSGNFGAVDFFAKALRQLDGGAQ, encoded by the coding sequence ATGACCACCTCTACCCGCAAGCCTCTGCTCGGCTGTATCGCCGACGACTTCACCGGCGCGACCGACCTCGCGAACATGCTGGTGCGCGGCGGCATGCGCACCGTCCAGACCATCGGCGTACCTACTGCCGATACCCACATCGAAGCCGATGCGCTGGTCGTCGCGCTGAAGTCACGCACCATCGACGCCGCCGATGCCGTCGCGCAGTCGCTCGCCGCGCTCGAATGGCTGCGCGCGCAAGGCTGCCGCCAGTTCTTCTTCAAGTACTGCTCGACCTTCGATTCGACGGATCAAGGCAATATCGGCCCCGTCGCCGATGCGCTGCTCGATGCGCTGTCGGCCGCCGGCGGCGGCACGCCGTTCACGATCGCGTGCCCGGCGTTTCCGGAGAACGGCCGCACGATCTATCGCGGACATCTGTTCGTGGGCGACGTGCTGCTCAACGAATCGGGCATGGAGCATCATCCGCTTACGCCGATGACGGACGCGAACCTGGTGCGCGTGCTGCAACGGCAGACGCGCTCGACAGTCGGCCTCGTACGCCATGACGTGGTGGCGCAAGGCCCGCAAGCCGTGCGCGCGTCGATCGATGCGCTGCGCCGCGACGGTGTGCGCATGGCGATCGCCGATGCTGTTTCGGACGCCGATCTCTACACGCTCGGCGAGGCCTGCGCGGAACTGCCGCTGATCACGGGCGGCTCGGGCGTCGCGCTCGGCTTGCCGGGCAATTTCCGCCGCGCCGGCCTGCTCGACGACGCCGCCGATGCGGGTGAACTGCCGCGCGTCGAAGGCGCGTCGGCCGTGCTGGCGGGCAGCGCATCGAAAGCGACCAACGCGCAGGTTGCCGCATGGCGCGAAACGCGCCCCGCGTTCCGCATCGATCCATTGGCGGCCGCGCGCGGCGAGCCCGTCGTCGATCAGGCGCTCGCCTTCGCGCGCGAGCATATGAATGCGGCGCAGCCTCAGCCCGTGCTGATCTACGCAACGGCATCGCCGGACGACGTGAAGGCCACGCAACGCGAACTCGGCGTCGCGCAGGCCGGCGAACTGGTCGAACGCACGCTGGCTGCGATCGCGCGCGGGCTGCACGATCTCGGCGTGCGCAAGTTCGTCGTCGCGGGCGGCGAGACATCGGGCGCCGTGGTGCAGGCGCTCGACGTCGAAATGCTGCGCATCGGCAAGCAGATTGATCCCGGCGTGCCGGCGACCGCGACCATCGGTGCGCAACCGCTCGCGCTCGCGCTCAAGTCGGGGAACTTCGGCGCCGTCGATTTCTTCGCGAAGGCGCTGCGTCAACTCGACGGAGGCGCGCAATGA
- the otnC gene encoding 3-oxo-tetronate 4-phosphate decarboxylase: protein MTLAIHANSEAKVREEICVTGASLYERGYTVGSAGNISARLDDGWLITPTDACLGRLDPAQIAKVDLEGNAVSGGKPSKTLALHRGVYERNREARGIVHTHSTHLVALTLAGVWNDADVLPPITPYYVMKVGHIPLIRYRRPGDPQVAQQIAALAESVRGVLLERLGPVVWERSVSQASYVLEELEETARLWLMTNPRPASLDEAALEELRAVFGARW, encoded by the coding sequence ATGACGCTCGCCATCCACGCGAACAGCGAGGCGAAAGTCCGCGAAGAAATCTGCGTGACGGGCGCGAGCCTGTACGAGCGCGGCTACACCGTCGGCAGCGCGGGCAACATCAGCGCGCGCCTCGACGACGGCTGGCTGATCACGCCGACAGACGCGTGTCTCGGCCGTCTCGACCCCGCGCAGATCGCGAAGGTCGATCTCGAAGGCAACGCTGTTTCAGGCGGCAAGCCGTCGAAAACGCTCGCCCTGCATCGCGGCGTCTACGAGCGCAACCGCGAGGCGCGCGGCATCGTGCACACGCATTCGACGCATCTCGTCGCGCTGACGCTCGCGGGCGTCTGGAACGATGCCGACGTGCTGCCGCCCATCACGCCGTACTACGTGATGAAGGTCGGCCACATTCCGCTGATCCGCTACCGGCGTCCCGGCGATCCGCAGGTCGCGCAACAGATCGCGGCGCTCGCCGAAAGCGTGCGCGGCGTGCTGCTCGAACGGCTCGGGCCGGTGGTATGGGAGCGGTCCGTCTCTCAGGCTTCGTACGTGCTCGAAGAACTCGAAGAGACAGCGCGCCTGTGGCTGATGACGAACCCGCGTCCCGCCTCACTCGACGAAGCCGCGCTCGAAGAGTTGCGCGCGGTGTTCGGTGCGCGCTGGTGA
- a CDS encoding MFS transporter yields MTSYQAASARPASTADAAGQPGAAEIERTYGKVFWRIVPFLMLCYVVAYLDRVNVGFAKLQMSQDLAFSETVFGLGAGVFFVGYFLFELPSNILMHKLGARIWIARIMITWGVMSALFVFVKTPAQFYALRFLLGLAEAGFYPGVILYLTYWFPSHRRAKIIAVFMSAIPVSGIFGNPLSGWIMQSFDSHHGFAGWQWMFVIEAVPAIAIGIATILYLDNGIASAKWLTPREKKLLADEIAAQPQEKAKSHSVRAVFRDPRTWWMSLIYFAFVTGQYGLTFWMPTLVKSTGVTGAFQIGLLSAIPFLVAIVVMNVMGHSADKRRERRWHLIGPALAGAVGFTVAASFADNTVVSIASLSIAAAGVLTCAPLFWSLPTAFMSGATAAAGIAIINSIGNLAGFASPYMIGYLKDLTHSTQSGMYVLAAMLVIGALATWLTPARLVNR; encoded by the coding sequence ATGACTAGCTATCAGGCGGCATCCGCTCGCCCCGCCTCAACCGCCGACGCAGCCGGCCAACCCGGCGCGGCCGAAATCGAACGCACCTACGGCAAGGTGTTCTGGCGCATCGTGCCGTTCCTGATGCTGTGTTACGTGGTCGCGTATCTGGACCGCGTCAACGTCGGCTTCGCGAAGCTGCAGATGTCGCAGGACCTCGCGTTCAGCGAAACCGTATTCGGGCTGGGCGCGGGTGTGTTCTTCGTCGGTTACTTCCTGTTCGAATTGCCGAGCAATATCCTGATGCACAAGCTCGGCGCGCGGATCTGGATCGCACGGATCATGATCACCTGGGGCGTGATGTCCGCGCTCTTCGTCTTCGTGAAGACGCCCGCGCAGTTCTACGCGCTGCGCTTTCTGCTCGGCCTTGCCGAAGCCGGTTTCTATCCCGGCGTGATCCTGTACCTGACCTACTGGTTCCCGTCGCATCGTCGCGCGAAGATCATCGCAGTGTTCATGTCGGCGATTCCCGTGTCGGGCATTTTCGGCAATCCGCTGTCGGGCTGGATCATGCAGAGCTTCGATTCGCATCACGGATTCGCGGGCTGGCAATGGATGTTCGTGATCGAAGCGGTGCCCGCCATCGCTATCGGCATCGCGACGATTCTGTATCTCGACAACGGCATCGCCAGCGCGAAATGGCTCACGCCGCGCGAGAAGAAACTGCTCGCCGATGAAATCGCCGCGCAGCCGCAAGAAAAAGCGAAGTCGCATTCGGTGCGTGCTGTGTTTCGCGATCCGCGCACGTGGTGGATGTCGCTGATCTATTTCGCTTTCGTCACGGGTCAATATGGGTTGACGTTCTGGATGCCGACGCTCGTTAAATCGACGGGCGTGACGGGCGCGTTCCAGATCGGCCTGTTGAGCGCCATTCCGTTTCTGGTCGCGATCGTCGTGATGAACGTGATGGGCCACAGCGCGGACAAGCGCCGCGAGCGCCGCTGGCATCTGATCGGCCCTGCGCTCGCGGGTGCTGTCGGCTTCACGGTCGCGGCTTCGTTTGCTGACAACACGGTCGTATCGATCGCGTCCCTGTCGATCGCGGCAGCGGGCGTGCTGACTTGCGCGCCGCTGTTCTGGTCGCTGCCGACGGCGTTCATGTCGGGCGCGACGGCGGCGGCGGGTATTGCGATCATCAATTCGATCGGCAATCTGGCGGGCTTCGCGAGTCCGTACATGATCGGCTATCTTAAGGACCTCACGCACAGCACGCAGTCCGGCATGTACGTGCTCGCCGCGATGCTCGTGATCGGCGCGCTCGCCACCTGGCTGACGCCCGCGCGGCTCGTGAACCGCTAA
- the otnI gene encoding 2-oxo-tetronate isomerase, with the protein MPRFAANLTMMYNEHAFLDRFAAAARDGFEAVEFLFPYDFPAADLKARLDEHGLTQALFNAPPGDWAAGERGIASLPGREDEFRRSVDTALDYVRVLGNDKLHVMAGLIKPEQSRAAHREVYLKNLAYAAKAAQADGITVVIEPINTRDIPGFFLNRQDDAQAICAEVGAANLKVQFDLYHCQIVEGDLAVKLKRDMKGIGHIQIAGVPERHEPDIGEVNYPYLFSLIDELGYDGWIGCEYRPRAGTSDGLGWIRPYVKARG; encoded by the coding sequence ATGCCTCGCTTCGCCGCCAATCTGACGATGATGTACAACGAACACGCGTTTCTCGATCGCTTCGCCGCTGCGGCGCGCGACGGTTTCGAGGCCGTGGAGTTCCTGTTCCCCTATGACTTTCCCGCTGCCGATCTGAAGGCGCGCCTCGACGAGCATGGCCTCACCCAGGCGTTGTTCAATGCGCCGCCCGGCGACTGGGCGGCGGGCGAGCGCGGCATCGCGTCGTTGCCGGGCCGCGAGGACGAGTTTCGCCGCAGCGTCGACACGGCGCTCGACTACGTGCGCGTGCTCGGCAACGACAAGCTGCATGTGATGGCGGGTTTGATCAAGCCGGAGCAATCGCGCGCCGCGCATCGCGAGGTGTATCTGAAGAACCTCGCGTACGCAGCGAAGGCCGCGCAGGCGGACGGCATCACCGTCGTCATCGAGCCGATCAACACGCGCGACATCCCCGGCTTCTTTCTGAACCGGCAGGACGATGCGCAGGCGATCTGCGCGGAAGTCGGCGCGGCCAACCTGAAAGTGCAGTTCGATCTTTACCACTGCCAGATCGTCGAAGGCGATCTCGCCGTGAAGCTCAAGCGCGATATGAAGGGCATCGGTCATATCCAGATTGCGGGCGTACCCGAGCGGCACGAGCCGGATATCGGCGAAGTGAACTATCCGTATCTGTTCTCGCTGATCGATGAACTGGGTTACGACGGCTGGATCGGCTGCGAATACCGGCCGCGTGCGGGCACGTCCGATGGACTTGGATGGATCAGGCCATACGTGAAGGCACGCGGCTGA
- the denD gene encoding D-erythronate dehydrogenase, producing the protein MKVLITGGAGFLGQRLARELLARGELKGTDGQRQPITELVLLDVVAAQGPKDERVRVEVGDIAERSVLERLIDDKTAAIFHLAAIVSGQAEADFELGMRINLDASRLLLDVCRARGHRPRVLFTSSVAVYGGDLPDVVLDETALNPQSSYGAQKAGAELLLNDYARRGFVDGRVLRLPTISVRPGKPNAAASSFASGIIREPLTGEPAVCPVRGSTRLWLLSPRKAIECLIAGSEIDSAALGKSRTVNLPGVSVTVDEMVAALREVAGEAVAARIEWKADERVEKIVGSWPARWDVSRATQLGLHGDASFKDIVRAFIDDELGGKIPQH; encoded by the coding sequence ATGAAAGTACTGATCACGGGCGGCGCGGGATTTCTCGGCCAGCGTCTCGCGCGCGAGTTGCTCGCGCGCGGCGAACTGAAGGGCACGGACGGACAGCGTCAGCCGATTACCGAACTGGTGTTGCTCGACGTCGTCGCGGCGCAAGGTCCGAAAGACGAACGCGTGCGCGTCGAAGTCGGCGACATTGCCGAGCGCAGCGTGCTCGAACGTCTGATCGACGACAAGACGGCGGCGATCTTCCATCTCGCGGCGATCGTCAGCGGCCAGGCGGAAGCCGATTTCGAGCTTGGCATGCGTATCAATCTGGACGCGTCGCGGCTGTTGCTCGACGTGTGCCGCGCGCGCGGGCATCGGCCGCGCGTTCTGTTCACGAGTTCGGTCGCCGTCTACGGCGGCGACTTGCCCGATGTCGTGCTCGACGAAACCGCGCTCAATCCGCAGTCGTCGTATGGCGCGCAGAAAGCGGGCGCCGAGCTGCTGCTCAACGACTACGCACGGCGCGGTTTCGTCGATGGCCGCGTGCTGCGGCTGCCGACCATCAGCGTGCGGCCGGGCAAGCCGAATGCGGCGGCGTCGTCGTTCGCGAGCGGCATCATTCGCGAGCCGCTGACTGGCGAGCCGGCCGTCTGCCCCGTGCGCGGCTCGACACGCTTGTGGCTGCTGTCGCCGCGCAAGGCGATCGAGTGTCTGATCGCGGGTAGCGAGATCGACAGCGCGGCGTTGGGCAAGAGCCGCACCGTGAACCTGCCGGGCGTGTCGGTGACGGTCGACGAAATGGTCGCCGCGCTGCGCGAAGTGGCGGGCGAGGCGGTCGCGGCGCGCATCGAATGGAAGGCGGACGAGCGTGTCGAGAAGATCGTCGGCAGCTGGCCTGCGCGATGGGATGTATCGCGCGCGACGCAGCTTGGGCTGCACGGCGACGCGTCGTTCAAGGACATCGTCCGCGCGTTCATCGACGACGAACTCGGCGGGAAGATTCCGCAGCACTGA
- a CDS encoding GlxA family transcriptional regulator translates to MKRIKVGMLVFPGFQLLDIAGPRDAFAEVKILSKGECEYEMLTVGTTRGAVQSSSGLNTMPDRTIFDVCPEFDTIIVPGGLGIFDTFDDPALSGWLRTQHRHCRRVSAICNGLFALGAAGLLDNKVVTTHWMDVPRLAATFPKAKIEPDHIFVQDGNIYTTAGVTAGIDLSLAMIEDDFGRQMALDVAKYLIVYLRRAGGQSQFSPLLETQASPGSQMVALQQFMLDNLHVDHTVASLAERVHMSARNLSRLFAKECGITPMTFLANARIDAARRFLEATDLSLRDIAQRCGFDDTDGFRRTFHRRLQINPADYRDRFRSKKPLVEKKKLAAPRGESRVSATVSNSAMRDPR, encoded by the coding sequence ATGAAACGCATCAAGGTCGGCATGCTTGTCTTTCCCGGTTTCCAGCTGCTCGATATCGCCGGGCCGAGGGATGCGTTCGCCGAAGTGAAGATACTGAGCAAGGGCGAGTGCGAATACGAAATGCTGACGGTCGGCACGACGCGCGGCGCGGTGCAATCGTCGAGTGGCTTGAACACCATGCCCGACCGCACGATCTTCGACGTATGCCCCGAGTTCGACACGATCATCGTGCCCGGCGGCCTCGGCATCTTCGACACGTTCGACGACCCGGCGTTGAGCGGCTGGCTCAGGACACAGCACAGGCATTGCCGCCGCGTGTCGGCGATCTGCAACGGGCTGTTTGCGCTCGGCGCGGCGGGCCTGCTCGACAACAAGGTGGTGACGACACACTGGATGGACGTGCCTCGCCTTGCCGCGACGTTTCCTAAGGCGAAGATCGAACCGGATCACATCTTCGTGCAGGACGGCAATATCTACACGACAGCGGGCGTGACGGCGGGCATCGATCTGTCGCTCGCCATGATCGAAGACGACTTCGGCCGCCAGATGGCGCTCGATGTCGCGAAGTATCTGATCGTCTATCTGCGGCGCGCGGGCGGGCAGTCGCAATTCAGCCCGCTGCTGGAGACGCAGGCGTCGCCGGGTTCGCAGATGGTCGCGCTGCAGCAGTTCATGCTCGACAACCTGCATGTCGACCATACGGTGGCGTCGCTCGCCGAACGCGTGCACATGAGCGCGCGCAACCTGTCGCGACTGTTCGCCAAGGAATGCGGCATCACGCCGATGACGTTTCTCGCCAATGCGCGTATCGATGCAGCGAGGCGCTTTCTCGAAGCCACCGACCTGTCGCTGCGCGACATCGCGCAACGCTGCGGCTTCGACGACACCGACGGATTTCGCCGGACCTTCCATCGCCGTCTGCAGATCAACCCGGCCGACTATCGCGACCGGTTCAGATCGAAGAAGCCGCTCGTAGAGAAGAAGAAATTGGCAGCGCCGCGCGGGGAGTCTCGCGTGTCTGCCACGGTGTCGAATAGCGCAATGCGTGACCCGCGCTAA
- a CDS encoding CbtA family protein, with product MVGKLLMHGMLAGVVAGLIAFGFARVAGEPQVDRAIAFEEHTHATEGDAHEPELVSRDTQAGLGLLTGVVAYGAAFGGLFALTFAWAWGRVGKLGARPLAAWLALGAFVALVVVPNLKYPANPPSVGDPETIGYRTGLFFLAIAISVAIMVLSLNVRSVAARRLGAWNGALAGLLAFVVMLTAVLAALPAIDEVPAAFPATLLWKFRIAAIGMQAVIWATLGALFGVLAERLGLADSPARRNAREASAATQAF from the coding sequence ATGGTCGGCAAGCTGTTGATGCACGGCATGCTCGCGGGTGTCGTCGCGGGGTTGATCGCGTTTGGATTCGCGCGCGTGGCGGGCGAGCCGCAGGTCGATCGCGCGATCGCCTTCGAGGAACATACGCACGCCACGGAAGGCGACGCGCACGAACCCGAACTGGTGAGCCGCGACACGCAAGCCGGTCTCGGTTTGCTGACGGGCGTCGTCGCGTACGGCGCGGCGTTTGGCGGGCTCTTCGCGCTGACCTTTGCGTGGGCGTGGGGACGCGTCGGCAAGCTCGGCGCACGGCCACTCGCCGCGTGGCTTGCGCTGGGCGCGTTCGTCGCGCTCGTCGTCGTGCCGAATCTCAAGTATCCCGCCAACCCGCCGTCCGTCGGCGATCCGGAGACGATCGGCTATCGCACGGGACTGTTTTTCCTGGCCATCGCAATCTCGGTCGCGATCATGGTGTTGTCGCTGAACGTGCGCAGCGTCGCCGCGCGGCGCTTGGGCGCATGGAACGGCGCGCTGGCGGGGCTGCTCGCGTTCGTCGTGATGCTGACCGCCGTGCTCGCGGCCTTGCCCGCCATCGACGAAGTCCCGGCCGCTTTCCCTGCCACGCTCTTGTGGAAATTCCGCATCGCCGCGATCGGCATGCAGGCCGTGATCTGGGCGACGCTAGGCGCGCTGTTCGGCGTGCTCGCCGAACGCCTCGGGCTCGCGGACTCGCCCGCGCGCCGCAATGCGCGCGAAGCGAGCGCAGCAACGCAAGCTTTTTGA
- a CDS encoding CbtB domain-containing protein: MNDAVLQPVDALTPIPLRELLPWIVFGGLLMLLVLYFVGAEEGATSLVPGMYVHEFVHDGRHLLGFPCH; encoded by the coding sequence ATGAACGATGCTGTGCTCCAACCCGTAGACGCGCTCACGCCCATTCCATTGCGCGAGCTATTGCCCTGGATCGTGTTCGGCGGCCTGCTGATGTTGCTGGTGCTGTACTTTGTCGGCGCGGAGGAAGGCGCGACGTCGCTGGTGCCCGGTATGTACGTGCATGAGTTCGTGCACGACGGGCGCCATCTGCTCGGCTTTCCCTGCCACTGA